In Lolium rigidum isolate FL_2022 chromosome 3, APGP_CSIRO_Lrig_0.1, whole genome shotgun sequence, the genomic window ggtcctttttaattgactcggatttagtataaaattgtactaaatccgagttaaTTAAATGAGACCGGAGCGAGTATATGTGTGAAGTAGCCAGGTTCTTGGTAGTGAGCTCTGAAAAATACTACTGTTGCTTCAGGTGCCATGCAGTCGGCATGCATATCTCTTTGCTCAAATTAACCACTATTATCAACCAAATGATTCATACTGATGTTCGCAGTAAGCTGAATTGAAGAAGTCTGTGTTCTTCAGTCCAACCGGCCGggacacataataaataagtcatGCTGAAACTAGGAGCTAGTCGAAATTTTGTGATGTGCAAATCGTAGATGTGTACGATCGATGAAGAACACTTCAGAACAAAACAAACAAATCGGCCTCTCATCAACCAGTCTTGGGTTAACGCTGACCAACGATGCCTGTGTGCTCTGTCAGGCCCGATCCTGCTTGAGGACTACCACCTGGTGGAGAAGATCGCCGACTTCGACCGCGAGCGCATCCCGGAGCGGGTGGTGCACGCCCGTGGCGCCAGCGCCAAGGGCTTCTTCGAGGTGACCCACGACATCTCCCACCTGACCTGCGCCGACTTCCTCCGCGCCCCTGGCGTCCAGACCCCCGTCATCGTCCGCTTCTCCACCGTCATCCACGAGCGCGGCTCCCCGGAGACCCTCCGCGACCCTCGCGGGTTCGCCATCAAGTTCTACACCCGGGAGGGCAACTGGGACCTGGTCGGCAACAACTTCCCGGTCTTCTTCATCCGCGACGGCATGAAGTTCCCGGACATGGTGCACGCGCTCAAGCCCAACCCCAAGACCCACATCCAGGAGAACTGGCGCGTGCTGGACTTCTTCTCGCACCACCCGGAGTCGCTCCACATGTTCACCTTCCTCTTCGACGACATCGGCATCCCCGCCGACTACCGCCACATGGACGGCTCCGGCGTCAACACCTACACGCTCGTCAACCGCGCCGGCAAGGCGCACTACGTCAAGTTCCACTGGAAGCCCACCTGCGGCGTCAAGTCCCTGCTCGAGGACGAGGCGGTCACCGTCGGCGGCACCAACCACAGCCACGCCACCAAGGACCTCACcgacgccatcgccgccggcaaCTACCCGGAGTGGACGTTCTATATCCAGACCATCGACCCGGACCATGAGGACAGGTTCGACTTCGACCCGCTGGACGTGACCAAGACGTggcccgaggacgtggtgccgctGCAGCCCGTGGGGCGGCTCGTGCTCAACCGCAACATCGACAACTTCTTCGCCGAGAACGAGCAGCTGGCCTTCTGCCCGGGCATCATCGTCCCGGGGGTGTACTACTCCGACGACAAGCTGCTGCAGACCAGGATCTTCTCCTACTCCGACACGCAGCGCCACCGCCTCGGGCCCAACTACCTGCTGCTCCCGGCCAACGCGCCCAAGTGCTCCCACCACAACAACCATTATGATGGGCTCATGAACTTCATGCACCGCGACGAGGAGGTCGACTACTTCCCCTCCAGGTTCGACTCCGCCAAGCACGCGCCTAGGTACCCCATCCCGTCGCGCACACTCAACGGCCGCCGAGAGAAGGTAATACTGACTGATTATCCACAGTCCTCCTTCTCCATTAGCTCCACTTCCTGTTCTTACATGTACGTGTGACACTATTGCAGATGGTGATCGAGAAGGAGAACAACTTCAAGCAGCCGGGGGAGAGGTACCGCTCCATGGACCCGGCAAGGTGCGTATACTACCAATAGCATATGTAGCAAGCAATTGTATCGATCGAGCTGTCGTTAATTTGGTTTAACTGAATATCCATGTTATATGAATGTGTGCAGGCAAGAGCGATTCATCAACAGATGGATCGATGCGCTCTCCGACCCTCGCCTCACCCACGAAATCAAGGCTATCTGGCTCTCCTACTGGTCTCAGGTAATCAAGCATTCTGAAACAAATGTAGTAGTACAATATTTTACCACATATGCATATTCTCTGAAGAAAATTGCATAAATCTTATTCATGTTCTCTGACGAAAAGTTACTGAATTGCTTCTTGTGTGATCGACGCGTGCAGGCTGACAGGTCTCTGGGACAGAAGCTGGCCGGCCGTCTCAGCGCGAAGCCGAGCATGTAAAGATGAGTCAATGTGGCGCGAGCAAAATCCAATCTGCTTCGATCCTGGAAGCATTCTCCCCTCTTATCGGCAAGGATTAATTATCCGATGCTGAAAGTACCTTTAGCATACTGAGCCTATTTTGGAAATGATTCTATATAGTACCCCACATTACGCGCATTGTCGTGTGCCATTCATGTAATAATTTGTACAAGAGCCTATTTCTACTGATACTTAATGATTATTGTAAATTGCATGCAACCTGATTAATAAACCATACCAAGAATAAATCGAAATGGATAGATGACTTTTTTTTAACCAAGTTTTTTTTTCTCTAGTGGACATCTTGTTTTAATCAGAACCTCGCTAGCTCGCGTTATCCAAATTTGAGGCGCACAATCGATCTAGTGAGTACCAAACGATCACGATgagatgatgacacaaatattTGTTAACATGATGTCCTAATAATTTGGACAATGGTAGACCGGACAAGAACATATTTTTTGGGTAATTGGCTGAGCTTTGGAGAATCGGCTGGCCCAAAAATAGGGCCATGCGTGTTGGCCTGCAATAGATTGGAGTTATCTGGCTCTTAAATAAAGATGATGATGAGAGCTTCCACAAAGAGAAATACTAATCATGGTTAACCCTATGCACAACTAAAAAGAAGTTACCCAATGCATATGCAATTGGATAATTTACAAAAAATCTTATCCAATGTAGCTTAATTATATTAAAAAAAGGTTATTATAGGCTTCGGATGGTGCTCCGCGCAGGCCACGTGTCGCGAATTTGTGATATCACAAACAGGGGAAGTGTCTTCCTTCTTGCGGTGCCTCCCTCCCTCTTTCTCTTGTTAAAGTTCATCACGTGTCAAAATGTGAAGATTCTCTAGAGCACAGAGGCATCTCGAGACGTGCGTGGAGATAGAACCATCGATACCTTGGTGGCGAGTTAGGGTGTAGGTTAATTCAACCGATTGGAGTCATTTTTACAACAATGAATGCCTTGGTGATGTTGGTGGAGTCAGCGTACGGATAATGGGTGTAGAGAGCATACTAAAAGTCATAGTTTTAATGATATGTCTCCTAATTTTCTTGAAGTTTATTGCTCTATATGTGATCTGGACACATGCATACGGTGTACATTTGTACACCCATGTACCGATCTCCCTCCGCCTATGGGCTGTTGGCAAGTGCAACAATTGCAGTGTGGCCTTGGCGATGAAAGGGAATAAGACTAATCACATGATGACAGAGAGACGCAATGTTCCACTTGATGAGGTAGACCAAGAATGCCCGTAACCGTAAGGTACACATGGTAGAGGAAGGAAGCGAGATGGAGAAGAGAAGACTCGGGAGTAAGTTGGATGGAGAAGGAAAGATTAGGACAAGACCTTGTCGATAAGTTAGGGTGTAGTTTAAGCCTAGTGGCGAGAGTCTTTTTACACCATTGACCACATTGACAGACTTATATATAGTCAAGCCTGAAATGTCACCATCTATCACCGAGTATGACAACAATGATGTGGCATTTCCGATgaaaatgaagagaaacaacaacaaATATAGGCGACATGTAACTGGATGTAGAAGGGTTAGAATGTCGCGGAGGTGTacgcggaggaggaaggagagtCACATAGAGGAGAGAATGCCCGGAGAGAGGTTGATGATGAAAAAAAAGAGTAGGGAGTGAAAGAGGTGTATGTGCGGCACACGTAGACCATTCCTAAGTCGCTCTACAAGCCGGGACACTCTCTGTGTAGTTTCCATTTGGAAATCGCGTCTCTCTACGAGAACATTCATTTATCCCTTGGTATATTTTTctgcaatagttcaactattcaaAAAAATAACAACAAAAGATAAATATTGTTGTCCGCACTAactgaaaaataaaacaaaaaacactACTAAAAACGGCAAATGCCCTTTTCAACCAACTGAACTGAACTGAACTCGGTCCCATGGGTCAGACAGGCACATAGCCAACCAACAACGTATCACCGTATATACAAATCCATCCTAGTGCGGCTTATAACTAAACCaaaccagtttttttttttttttttttgatatgggGTTGCTCGGGCCTCATATAAGCAGACGCTCAtatacacgcgtatacactcatCCTTataaacgcacgcacgcacaccctacccatatgagcacctccggaagactgagctgatggattgaatcttgaaattgacgaagtcaccacatgcacctcgctgtcgacggaaacgtcgcctcccactgaatgaatattccgcctttatgagacacataaATATCAAACCTggagtttgaactctggtgggctgggggtacaaccaccctcctaaccacccaatctTATGTTGGTTCTCGTGCACACAACTTTTTGTTAGAACAAGCAAAAAACATTCGTAGATTACATCTCATGGATCAGCAAAGGTCGATACAAAAATTAACCATGAAAAAACAAGCAGTATCTTCCATCACTAGACATCTTCTATTCTATTAATAGGCGGTCAAGTAGCGCATCAGCATAAATCTAATCCCAACGCAGCTTTGTTACTCTTTTAAGCTTTCCCACTACCGCGCAACAACATGAAAAGAAAACTGCAGGAAAGAGACCACAAGCTTCAACATGGCATATCTTGATCTCCATCCATAACCACTTCCACACACGCAAAGATACATCACTCGCCCAGCGTCACCATCGTTGGCGGACAAGACGATAGAATCTCCGTGTTTTCGAATGGAATCTCCACATTTCCGGCCCGCCCCGAGGCCATTGGCAGAGGCTGATCTCTCGGGGCCGGGAGAATCAGCAGGTAGACAGTTCAACAACGGAGCTGTCGCGCCAATGGCGGATGACTACGTACGCCTGAATAGCTCGCACCACTCGTTCCCCCGAGCCACTTTGCTACTTAATCTCGTCTTCTCCGTATCTGAATCTGGTTGGTGTAAGTTCGGCGCCGTACTTAGCCAAATTTCGGTTAGTTTAGTGCTAGTCATGCGTGTTGGGTTCTTTCTCCCGATAAAGCGGCTAATGATATACATCTTCTTCGTGAGCTCGCCCGGACCTTATACAATTCGTCGATTAGACGTTAACGGCGTACTTTCCAAATAAAAGGGAACCAATGCCGCGTAACTACGTACACTGAATTACCCAGCGCCATTCGTTATGCGTTAGTTAATCAAGTGTGCTCCTCTAAAGGAAGTTAATCAAGTGTACAGCGCATTCGAGTCAGTGGCCGAGCTTGGCAATTGGCACAATTTACTCTATATCCAAATCTCGGTTGGTTTGATCTTGACGCCATATGTATCCGAATCTCGGTTGGTTTATTGCTAATTGTGTTGTTCTTGTTCCCGGTCAAGCGGCCGCTGTCTCCAAACAATATCATGACTAATCCCTCCACATCAAAACGATGGACTTATTTATGTTCACTTTTCCTTCAATACACCTCATTTTCCCAAATTCAAACATATCAAAGGCTGAGATGGCTCCGTACTCTTCGTAATTAACATATAAAGGGATATGAAGTGATCTTAGCCCTTGATGTGTTTGAGTATTAGGGGAGGAGGGCCAGTGAAGCATTTTGTTCAATTAGTGTGTATCCTATGGCAGCAAATTTGAGTTAAACGCTTAACTGATTTTTCAACTAGTAGTGAACAATTTCAAGAGTAAATTCGTGAAATTGAGAACATGCAGTTGAACTATATCCTCAAGTGTGCCCTGCTGCTCAACTGCATCTTTGTCAACCGCACAACTCTGAGGTAAAACCTGTCAACTGCACTGTTCTCAACTTTATTCTTGTTAACTGCAACTGCTCTCACTGCATAGCTCTCAAGTGCATCCTTATCAACTGTGGGCCTACAAGGATTACATGGGATTTTAGCCCACATCGACTTTTGTGTTAAGTTGGCTGTTAAATCAAAGATAGATGGGTTCGAATGGTTACTTGTGCCGGTGTATGGGGCGGCGCAAGACAAGTTCAAACATGATTTTCTTGCGGAGTTAGTGAGGATGTGTGATTCTGAGACTTTACCTATGTTGCTAGCAGGTGATTttaatattttaagaagaccagaGGAGAAAAGTAATGATAATTTTAATCCTAGGtggccttttgtttttaatgcaattaTAGAAAGTCTGAATCTAAGAGAGATTGCGTTGTCAGGAagacaatttacttgggccaGTAGACGAGATAATCCAACGTATGAAAAATTGGATAGAGTTCTAACTAGTGTTGAATGGGAGCAAAAATTTCCGATGGTATCTGTCCGGGCTTTAACTCGGGCAGGGTCTGACCATACACCTCTACTTATTGATGCTGGTAGTCAAGCTCATATTGGCAATAAGATTCGTTTTACTTTCGAGCTCTCTTGGTTAGAGCAGGAGGGTTTCCATGAGATGGTTGCAGCTGAATGGGCTGCTGGACCTGTTGGGAAGACTCCTATACAAACCTGGCAGAATAAAATTAGACATCTACGTCATTTTTTACGGGGTTGGGCTAAAAATTTTAGTGGAAAATATAAAAGAGAAAAGGAATGCTTGTTAGCTATTATTGATGCTTTGGATATTAAGGCTGAATCCGCACCCCTATCTCCGAATGAGAGGAATGACCTGAAAACAGCCAATGAGAAGTTAAACAAGCTTAGGCGTGATGAAGAAATTAAATGGGCTCAGAGGGCTAAGGTGAAATATATTCAGGAAGGAGGAGATAACACTAAATATTTCCATCTAATAGCAAATGGGAAACATCAGAAAAAGAAAATTTTTCAGTTAGAACAAGACGAGGGTACTATTGTCGGTGATGATAATCTAAAGACTTACATAACTGAATACTACAAGAAATTGTTTGGCAACCCTGAGCCAAGCTCTGTCACTTTGGATGAAAATAGAACTGGTGATATTCCACAACTATCGGCAAATGAAAATGCTTTATTAACCATGAATCACTCAATAGATGAAATTCATAAAGCTGTCTttcaaatggagcataataaatcGCCTAGACCTGATGGATTTCCGGCTGAATTTTATCAGCATTTTTGGGAAGTCATTAAAAAAGATCTGATGGCACTCTTTGAGTGTTTTCAGAGAGGAGATTTAGATTTGTATAAACTCAACTTTGGAGTTATCACTCTGCTCCCGAAAAAGGAAAACGCCacccaaattcaacaatatagaccgatTTGCCTACTGAATGTTAGTTTCAAAATCTTCACTAAAGTAGCTACGAATCGAATATCGGAAGTAGCTCAGAAAGTGATCAAACCGACACAGACAGCTTTTATACCAGGAAGACATATCCTAGAAGGTGTGGTGGTCCTTCATGAGACGATACATGAATTACATAGGAAAAAGCTTGATGGGGttctttttaaaattgatttcgagaaagcatatgataaggtaaaatggccttttttgcaacaagttcttcgtatgaaaggttttgatccaaTTTGGTGTGAGAGGATTCGACACTTTGTACAAGGGGGGAGTGTAGGTATTCGAGTAAATGATGATATCGGACATTATTTTCAAACTAGGAAAGGTTAAGGTGACCCTTTGTCCCCGATTTTATTTAACATTATTGCCGATATGTTGGCCATACTTATTTCTCGGGCTAAGGAAGATGGGAAAGTTGGAAGTTTGTTACCGCACCTGATTGATGGGGGGATATCTATAttacaatatgcggatgatacgattctttttatggaacatgacataGCAAAAGCTATTAATATGAAGCTTATTCTTTTTATCTTTGAACAGCTGTCTGACcttaaaataaattttcataagagtgaaattTTCTGCTTTGGTAAGGCTAAAGATATGGAgcatcaatatagaaatatttttgggtgCGAAGCTGGATCCTTACCTTTCAGATATTTGGGTATCCCTATACATCATAGGGCACTTCGAAATGCTGAGTGGAACCCTGTAGAGAACCGATTTGCATCTAAGCTAAGTTGTTGGCGTGGGAAAATGCTTTCATACGGTGATAGAGtagttctcattaattcggtTCTAACAAGCTTACCTATGTTCATGTTATCCTTCCTGAAAATCCCGGTTGGGGTGAGGAAAAGGTTAGATTACTATAGATCAAATTTCTTCTGGCAATCAGAtgagaataaaaagaaatatagactTTCTAGGTGGAATATTTTGTGTAgacctaaagatcaaggtggGTTAGGAATCGAAATACTTGAGTTAAAGAACAAATGTTTACTCAGTAAGTGGCTGTTTAAATTGCTCTCGGAAGAGGGTATGTGGCATCAACTGTTGTATAATAAGTATCTCAAGAATAAAACTCTTTCACAGGTTGAAGCAAAGCCTAATGATTCACATTTTTGGAAAGGACTTATCCATATAAAGACAGAATTCTTTAACCGGGTTTTTTTTAAAGTTGGGTAATGGAATGACTgttaggttctgggaggatacatGGATGGGGAATGCCCCATTGTGTCAACAGTACCCAGCATTATATAACATTGTTCAACATAAAAATGTCCTTGTTTCAACAGTTTTGGC contains:
- the LOC124701312 gene encoding catalase-1-like: MDPYKYRPSSSFNGPQWSTNSGAPVWNNDNSLTVGSRGPILLEDYHLVEKIADFDRERIPERVVHARGASAKGFFEVTHDISHLTCADFLRAPGVQTPVIVRFSTVIHERGSPETLRDPRGFAIKFYTREGNWDLVGNNFPVFFIRDGMKFPDMVHALKPNPKTHIQENWRVLDFFSHHPESLHMFTFLFDDIGIPADYRHMDGSGVNTYTLVNRAGKAHYVKFHWKPTCGVKSLLEDEAVTVGGTNHSHATKDLTDAIAAGNYPEWTFYIQTIDPDHEDRFDFDPLDVTKTWPEDVVPLQPVGRLVLNRNIDNFFAENEQLAFCPGIIVPGVYYSDDKLLQTRIFSYSDTQRHRLGPNYLLLPANAPKCSHHNNHYDGLMNFMHRDEEVDYFPSRFDSAKHAPRYPIPSRTLNGRREKMVIEKENNFKQPGERYRSMDPARQERFINRWIDALSDPRLTHEIKAIWLSYWSQADRSLGQKLAGRLSAKPSM